A window of Halomonas sp. GFAJ-1 contains these coding sequences:
- a CDS encoding nucleoid occlusion factor SlmA: MSDDQKPHRREQILHALAIMLEEDSGKRITTAALARQVGVSEAALYRHFPSKARMFEGLIDFIEESIFARITRILEDIPEAVGRSGTMLALLLGFAEKNPGLARVLGGDVLTGETARLRQRVHQLFERLETQLKQVLREAEIREGTRTTIPASAAANLLIAHVEGRISQYVRSDFKRLPTEYWEDQWALLSSQLLRETVQPA, translated from the coding sequence ATGAGCGACGACCAGAAACCGCACCGCCGCGAGCAAATTCTGCACGCATTGGCCATTATGCTGGAGGAGGACAGCGGCAAGCGAATTACCACCGCCGCCCTGGCCCGCCAAGTAGGGGTCTCGGAAGCGGCGCTTTACCGCCACTTTCCCAGTAAGGCGCGCATGTTTGAGGGGTTGATCGACTTCATCGAAGAGAGCATTTTTGCACGTATTACCCGCATCCTGGAGGACATACCCGAGGCCGTGGGCCGCAGCGGCACTATGCTAGCACTGCTGCTTGGGTTTGCTGAGAAGAACCCGGGGCTTGCCAGGGTGCTTGGTGGCGACGTACTGACCGGCGAAACCGCACGCTTGCGCCAGCGGGTTCACCAGCTGTTTGAACGCCTGGAAACCCAGCTTAAGCAGGTGCTAAGGGAGGCTGAGATTCGGGAAGGCACGCGCACGACCATTCCCGCTTCAGCTGCCGCCAACCTGCTGATTGCTCACGTAGAAGGGCGTATCTCCCAATATGTGCGCAGTGACTTTAAACGCTTGCCCACTGAATATTGGGAAGACCAGTGGGCGCTGCTTTCTAGCCAACTGCTACGGGAAACGGTGCAGCCTGCCTAG